In the genome of Populus alba chromosome 11, ASM523922v2, whole genome shotgun sequence, one region contains:
- the LOC118031898 gene encoding cysteine-rich receptor-like protein kinase 26: MAPEYAMHGCFSAKSDVFSFGVLVLEIITGRQNGSFNSEEEQEYLLTNAWESWNEGRTLNLIDPILKRVVSRRDVLIRCFDIGLLCVQEKVADRPTMASVILILSSDSFVLPLPSRPPYCMHSAMEEQETSRPAQDIPSSREQPISTSRSLTNHESYPSDQSGIGHLESSINEISNP; the protein is encoded by the exons ATGGCTCCAGAATACGCGATGCATGGATGCTTCTCAGCGAAGTCAGATGTTTTTAGCTTCGGTGTGCTAGTTTTGGAGATTATTACCGGTCGTCAAAATGGTTCATTCAATAGCGAGGAAGAGCAAGAATACCTTCTCACCAAC GCATGGGAGAGTTGGAATGAAGGAAGAACATTAAATCTGATAGATCCTATTCTCAAAAGGGTTGTTTCAAGGAGAGATGTATTGATAAGATGTTTCGACATAGGATTACTATGTGTCCAAGAAAAGGTAGCAGATAGACCAACCATGGCTTCAGTTATTCTGATTCTTAGTAGCGACTCTTTCGTTCTTCCATTACCATCAAGACCTCCATATTGTATGCACTCCGCTATGGAGGAACAAGAAACATCAAGGCCGGCACAAGATATTCCCTCCTCTAGAGAGCAACCAATATCAACATCAAGGTCATTGACTAATCATGAATCATATCCATCAGATCAATCTGGAATTGGCCATCTCGAATCCTCCATTAATGAGATTTCAAATCCTTAG
- the LOC118031897 gene encoding uncharacterized protein, producing the protein MTSHANQRRQEVSFEVGDYVYLKLQPYCQTRVAFRSSLKLSPRFYGPFQILSKVSLVAYQLDLPKYYQIHNVFHVSLLRKHLGSITPLSSQLPPLANDSSILPHPASILARCEIQKRKYHPKAEVLVKWVGASEDDTTWKNEWQFFKSYPHFRP; encoded by the coding sequence ATGACGAGCCATGCTAATCAGCGGAGGCAAGAGGTCTCATTTGAGGTCGGTGATTATGTATACTTAAAGTTACAACCTTATTGTCAGACTAGAGTTGCCTTCAGAAGTTCCTTAAAGCTCTCCCCTCGGTTCTATGGACCATTCCAGATACTGAGCAAAGTCAGCCTCGTGGCATACCAGCTGGACCTCCCCAAATACTACCAAATTCATAATGTTTTCCATGTCAGTTTGTTACGGAAACATTTGGGATCAATCACGCCATTATCATCCCAACTTCCTCCTCTCGCAAACGATTCTTCTATTCTTCCTCACCCTGCTTCCATATTGGCCAGGTGTGAAATTCAGAAGAGGAAATATCATCCCAAGGCAGAGGTATTAGTGAAATGGGTGGGTGCATCAGAGGATGATACCACTTGGAAAAATGAGTGGCAGTTTTTTAAGTCCTACCCCCATTTTCGTCCTTGA